From a single Nostoc sp. MS1 genomic region:
- a CDS encoding 4-hydroxybenzoate solanesyltransferase: MLESKQEPVWLTIFRLLRWHKPEGRLILMIPALWAVFLAAAGKPPLPLVGVIILGTLATSAAGCIANDLWDKDIDPQVERTRDRPLAARTLSIKVGIAVGIIALFCAAILAFYLNPLSFWLSVAAVPVILLYPGAKRVFPVPQLVLSIAWGFAVLISWSAVTQNISQPTWLLWGATLFWTLGFDTVYAMSDREDDRRIGINSSALFFGDYAPLAIGIFFLGTIICLAWLGVAIHLHLAFWITLAIATFGWVWQFVRLRQPKLPNPAYGEMFRQNVWLGFLLLAGMIVGSF; the protein is encoded by the coding sequence ATGTTAGAAAGCAAGCAAGAACCAGTGTGGCTAACTATTTTCCGTCTTTTGCGATGGCATAAACCGGAAGGACGCTTAATTTTGATGATACCTGCCCTTTGGGCTGTGTTTTTGGCAGCCGCAGGTAAACCACCTTTACCTTTGGTGGGTGTGATTATTTTAGGTACTCTGGCTACCAGTGCAGCTGGATGTATCGCAAATGATTTGTGGGATAAGGATATTGACCCACAAGTGGAGAGAACCCGCGATCGCCCTTTGGCAGCTCGTACCCTTTCCATAAAAGTTGGTATTGCCGTTGGTATTATAGCTTTATTTTGTGCAGCGATTCTGGCTTTTTACCTTAACCCCCTAAGCTTTTGGTTATCTGTGGCGGCTGTACCTGTGATTTTGTTGTATCCGGGTGCGAAGCGCGTGTTTCCTGTGCCGCAATTGGTACTCTCTATCGCCTGGGGTTTTGCGGTGTTAATTAGCTGGAGTGCAGTCACCCAGAACATTTCTCAGCCTACTTGGTTACTGTGGGGTGCTACCTTATTCTGGACATTGGGATTTGATACAGTTTACGCCATGAGCGATCGCGAAGATGATCGGCGCATTGGTATTAATTCTAGTGCCTTATTTTTTGGTGATTATGCACCTTTAGCAATTGGTATTTTCTTTTTAGGTACAATTATTTGCCTCGCTTGGTTAGGTGTTGCCATTCATCTACATTTAGCATTTTGGATTACCTTAGCAATTGCCACATTTGGTTGGGTTTGGCAGTTTGTACGCTTAAGACAGCCAAAATTACCTAATCCCGCCTATGGTGAGATGTTCAGACAAAATGTTTGGCTTGGTTTTCTTTTACTGGCTGGGATGATAGTAGGTTCTTTTTAA
- a CDS encoding Ppx/GppA phosphatase family protein: MVNLVSSSWESVSTQPVQQHRIIAAIDMGTNSLHMVVVKIDPTLPAFSIISREKETVRLGDRNIATGELKPEVMAKAIATLRRFQEAAKIANAETLIAVATSAVREAPNGKDFLHQIQTELGLSVDLISGQEEARRIYLGVLSGMEFHNQPHLIIDIGGGSTELILGDSQEPRTLTSTKVGAVRLTSELITTDPISHIEFQYLQAYARGMLERSVEEVLTNVKSGESPRLIGTSGTIETIAMIHAREKLGTVPSTLNGYQFTLTDLREWVNRLRKMTNAERSAIPGMPEKRSEVILAGAVILQEAMALLGVESLTACSRALREGVIVDWMLSNGLIEDRLRFQSSIRQRSVLKQASKYQVNLAYSDRVANFALSLFDQTQGLLHHWGSNERRLLWAAAILHNCGHHISHSSHHKHSYYLIRNSELLGYNETEIEIIANLARYHRKSPPKKKHDNFRNMLSKEHRQVVCQLSALLRLAVALDRRQIGAVSEIKCDYYPHFQQVNLLIYPSQPDDDCDLELWSLDFKKGVFEAEFGVKLVTHLERNLLPQYS, encoded by the coding sequence ATGGTGAATTTAGTTTCATCAAGTTGGGAGAGTGTCAGCACTCAACCAGTTCAGCAACATCGGATTATTGCTGCCATCGATATGGGAACCAATTCTCTGCATATGGTAGTAGTAAAAATTGACCCGACACTACCAGCTTTTAGCATTATTTCCAGAGAAAAGGAAACTGTGCGGTTGGGCGATCGCAATATTGCTACTGGAGAATTAAAACCAGAGGTGATGGCAAAAGCGATCGCTACTTTGAGGCGCTTCCAAGAAGCCGCTAAAATTGCCAATGCGGAAACCCTAATTGCCGTGGCAACTAGTGCAGTGCGGGAAGCACCCAACGGTAAAGATTTTCTCCATCAGATACAAACCGAGTTGGGTTTAAGTGTTGATTTAATTTCTGGTCAAGAAGAAGCGCGACGCATCTACCTGGGTGTGCTGTCGGGGATGGAGTTTCACAACCAGCCGCACCTAATTATCGACATTGGCGGCGGTTCAACAGAATTAATTCTCGGTGATTCTCAAGAACCGCGAACCCTTACCAGCACAAAAGTAGGTGCGGTAAGACTCACTAGCGAGTTAATCACCACAGACCCCATCAGCCATATTGAGTTTCAATACCTGCAAGCCTACGCGCGGGGAATGCTAGAACGTTCTGTGGAAGAAGTCCTAACAAATGTCAAATCTGGCGAGTCTCCCCGCTTAATCGGCACATCCGGCACGATTGAAACTATAGCCATGATTCATGCGCGGGAAAAACTGGGAACAGTACCCTCGACCCTCAACGGCTATCAATTCACCCTGACAGACCTCAGAGAGTGGGTAAATCGCTTGCGGAAAATGACCAACGCCGAAAGATCCGCCATCCCTGGTATGCCAGAAAAACGGTCTGAAGTCATACTTGCTGGTGCAGTCATCTTACAAGAAGCGATGGCACTGTTGGGTGTGGAGTCATTAACAGCTTGCAGTCGCGCATTGCGGGAAGGTGTAATCGTTGACTGGATGTTAAGCAATGGCTTAATTGAAGATAGATTACGCTTTCAAAGTTCGATCCGCCAACGTAGTGTGTTGAAGCAGGCAAGCAAGTATCAAGTTAATTTAGCATATAGCGATCGCGTTGCCAACTTTGCCCTAAGTTTATTTGACCAAACCCAAGGCTTACTTCACCATTGGGGAAGTAATGAAAGAAGACTACTATGGGCGGCGGCAATTTTACACAACTGCGGTCATCACATTAGCCATTCATCACACCACAAACACTCTTACTATCTCATTCGTAATAGTGAGTTACTTGGTTACAACGAAACTGAGATAGAAATTATTGCGAATCTAGCCCGTTATCATCGCAAATCACCACCCAAGAAAAAGCATGATAACTTCCGTAACATGTTGAGTAAAGAACATCGTCAAGTTGTATGTCAACTCAGCGCACTATTAAGATTAGCAGTAGCATTAGATAGAAGACAAATTGGGGCTGTATCTGAAATTAAATGTGATTATTATCCCCACTTTCAGCAGGTCAATTTGTTAATTTATCCATCACAACCAGATGATGATTGTGATTTAGAACTCTGGAGTTTAGACTTCAAAAAAGGAGTATTTGAAGCCGAGTTTGGCGTGAAATTAGTCACACATTTAGAAAGAAATCTGCTACCTCAATACTCCTGA
- a CDS encoding CHASE2 domain-containing protein, translating into MTNVTHTQVSQAIEIFFSSSNSEKDEILRKELVKHLSTLEKDVEIISWYESQVSAGKDTDDEIKQHLSSARIILLLISPDFIASDKLWERDVKIAMERHDATEARVIPVLLRKCLWQRKPLNRPIQTLPKDGNFIKSLSNEDEAFTEVAQGIKETIDEISRLTKKSLDQLHPPETPTTKTTPQENSQTKEKKNWLKAIHWYGVRNVVVSSMWVSFLIIFVRFFGLLEPSEFWLFDNMMRYKLPEDQDENILIIQVTSEDISNQGSDPRQGSLTDKTLLNILNKLLKNKENIRPKVVGIDIYRDFETKNQELSEFLKDNKNNPIFGICYVGDETQQNRYGVKPPPELPNNRVGFSDFLPDRDGIVRRHILRMGDKQTSSLCRTNPDRKPIKNAFSLNLALHFLDQSEQEAFKNETDLKINNTSFEALYSDYRSGYSMFADFDGYQILLNYRIHCESGATCSPENFAKKVTIADVLKDDFITRYGEFIKDKIVLIGVTDSTYEAPWTTPLYSKSHRQVPGVIIQAQMVSQIINAVLEKRPLLQVWPIWLDISWIFAWSLIGGTLFQNYSTNRKWTVVGIITLFTIPFSCYMVFIIPMIWIPCIPPILSFLSTGGFVLFIKLKSSKPRKF; encoded by the coding sequence GTGACTAATGTGACACATACTCAGGTAAGCCAAGCAATTGAAATTTTCTTTTCCTCTTCCAATTCTGAAAAGGATGAAATACTCAGGAAGGAACTTGTAAAGCACTTAAGTACCTTAGAAAAAGATGTAGAAATTATTTCTTGGTACGAAAGTCAAGTTAGTGCAGGGAAGGACACTGATGATGAGATTAAACAACATTTAAGTTCAGCCCGTATAATTCTTCTACTTATCAGCCCAGATTTTATTGCTTCCGATAAGCTTTGGGAGCGCGATGTAAAAATAGCTATGGAGAGGCACGATGCGACAGAAGCTCGTGTTATTCCTGTACTACTTCGTAAATGCCTTTGGCAACGTAAGCCACTGAATAGACCGATACAAACTCTGCCAAAAGACGGGAATTTTATCAAAAGTTTAAGCAATGAAGATGAAGCATTTACAGAAGTTGCTCAAGGCATTAAGGAGACTATCGACGAAATTTCTCGGCTAACAAAGAAATCGCTAGACCAACTTCACCCTCCAGAAACTCCCACAACAAAAACCACACCTCAAGAAAATAGCCAAACTAAAGAAAAGAAGAACTGGCTCAAGGCTATTCATTGGTATGGTGTTCGTAACGTTGTTGTGAGCAGTATGTGGGTAAGTTTCCTAATCATATTTGTACGCTTTTTTGGACTTTTGGAGCCATCAGAGTTTTGGTTGTTTGACAATATGATGAGATATAAATTGCCCGAAGACCAAGATGAAAACATATTAATTATTCAAGTTACATCTGAAGATATAAGTAATCAGGGTTCAGACCCACGACAAGGTTCTTTAACAGATAAAACCTTACTTAATATACTCAATAAACTACTAAAAAATAAGGAAAACATTAGACCAAAAGTTGTTGGCATAGACATATATCGTGATTTTGAAACTAAAAATCAAGAATTATCTGAATTTTTAAAAGATAACAAAAATAATCCTATTTTTGGTATTTGCTATGTGGGTGATGAAACTCAACAAAATCGTTATGGAGTTAAACCACCACCAGAATTACCCAACAACCGCGTAGGTTTTAGTGATTTTCTACCAGATAGGGATGGTATAGTTCGTCGTCATATCCTCAGAATGGGTGACAAGCAGACTTCTTCTCTTTGTAGAACAAATCCTGACCGTAAACCAATTAAGAATGCTTTTAGCCTAAATTTAGCTCTGCACTTTTTAGACCAATCTGAACAAGAAGCATTTAAGAATGAAACTGATTTAAAAATTAATAACACTTCATTTGAAGCACTTTACAGTGACTACCGTAGTGGCTATTCGATGTTCGCCGATTTTGATGGGTATCAAATACTACTAAATTATCGTATACATTGCGAAAGTGGAGCTACCTGCTCTCCTGAGAATTTTGCAAAAAAAGTCACAATTGCTGATGTCCTCAAAGATGATTTCATCACAAGGTACGGAGAGTTTATCAAAGATAAGATTGTTTTAATTGGAGTAACAGACTCTACTTATGAAGCACCTTGGACTACTCCTTTATATTCTAAAAGTCATCGACAAGTACCAGGGGTAATTATTCAGGCGCAAATGGTCAGCCAAATTATAAACGCAGTATTAGAAAAACGTCCTTTATTGCAAGTTTGGCCTATTTGGTTGGATATATCTTGGATTTTTGCCTGGTCATTAATTGGAGGAACTTTATTCCAAAATTATAGTACAAACAGAAAGTGGACTGTTGTGGGTATAATAACTTTATTCACTATACCTTTTAGTTGCTATATGGTGTTTATTATTCCTATGATTTGGATACCTTGTATTCCTCCTATTTTGAGTTTTTTAAGTACAGGAGGATTCGTATTGTTTATAAAGTTAAAATCTTCAAAACCCAGAAAGTTTTAA
- the nuoB gene encoding NADH-quinone oxidoreductase subunit NuoB encodes MTNTIINPAERPEVTQNLSENFILTTVDDLYNWAKMSSLYPLMFGTACCFMEFMAAYASRFDMERYGMIPRATPRQADLMITAGTITMKYAPNLVRLYEQMPEPKYVIAMGACTITGGMFSVDSPSAVRGVDKLIPVDVYIPGCPPRPEAVIDAIIKLRKKISNESIQELQQTQQTHRYYSTTHRMKVVEPILDGQYLTSSKREVPPPELTAAKGLPLVNSQESLVISY; translated from the coding sequence ATGACTAATACAATCATCAACCCGGCTGAACGTCCCGAAGTGACTCAGAATTTATCAGAGAACTTCATTCTAACTACAGTAGATGACCTTTATAACTGGGCGAAAATGTCCAGTTTGTATCCACTGATGTTTGGTACAGCTTGCTGTTTCATGGAGTTTATGGCGGCTTATGCGTCCCGCTTTGATATGGAACGCTATGGCATGATTCCCCGCGCTACACCACGCCAAGCAGACTTAATGATTACCGCAGGTACAATTACCATGAAATATGCGCCCAATTTGGTACGCCTCTACGAACAAATGCCAGAACCTAAGTATGTGATTGCAATGGGCGCTTGTACAATTACTGGGGGAATGTTTAGTGTTGATTCTCCCTCGGCTGTGCGCGGTGTCGATAAGTTAATTCCAGTTGATGTATATATTCCTGGTTGCCCACCTAGACCAGAAGCAGTTATCGATGCCATCATTAAACTACGCAAGAAAATCTCTAACGAGAGTATCCAAGAATTACAACAAACACAACAAACTCATCGTTATTACAGTACTACACATCGAATGAAGGTAGTTGAGCCAATTCTGGATGGGCAATACCTCACAAGTTCAAAGCGCGAAGTTCCGCCGCCAGAACTAACAGCAGCTAAAGGTTTACCATTGGTTAATAGTCAAGAGTCATTAGTTATTAGTTATTAG
- a CDS encoding DUF928 domain-containing protein gives MLKLSLPIVNWLRAIISLILAIIIFISYPTPAIAQQDDRNFIQVFFQAVTDAVKGRSQRKELKAPNGRSRGGAGRGRCPALISLDNNEIPLTAFVPTIQEQQISSSEVDIVWGTTTEAYPTFWFYIPYSYKESEIEYGKFVLLNQNQEIIAGPILVKIPESNQPILAKFTLPNTVPPLKENQEYNWYFSIICNSLKPSNNPGVVGWIQRTKLGFFPPKNNLFYIERGIWYDMITRLLTTKDLQTQSQEDKLGLVKYIFKDVIKKPKISEKISEAENLDEIANKIVSFPIQELVPVPNPTSMQS, from the coding sequence ATGCTTAAATTATCCTTACCCATAGTAAATTGGTTGAGAGCCATTATAAGCTTGATTCTGGCAATTATTATTTTTATAAGTTATCCGACACCAGCAATAGCACAGCAAGACGACAGAAACTTTATTCAAGTTTTTTTCCAAGCTGTGACGGATGCTGTGAAAGGGCGATCGCAGCGCAAAGAACTGAAAGCACCTAATGGTCGTTCACGAGGAGGTGCTGGTAGAGGTCGCTGTCCTGCTCTTATATCTTTAGACAATAATGAAATCCCATTGACTGCTTTTGTACCCACAATACAAGAACAACAAATATCATCATCCGAGGTAGATATAGTTTGGGGTACGACAACCGAAGCATATCCAACCTTCTGGTTTTACATTCCTTATTCTTATAAAGAGTCAGAAATTGAGTATGGAAAATTTGTTTTATTAAACCAAAATCAGGAAATTATTGCAGGGCCAATCTTAGTAAAAATTCCTGAATCTAATCAACCTATCCTGGCAAAATTTACCCTACCAAACACGGTTCCTCCCCTCAAAGAAAATCAAGAATATAACTGGTATTTTTCCATCATCTGTAATTCTTTGAAACCATCGAATAATCCTGGTGTTGTAGGTTGGATTCAAAGAACTAAACTAGGCTTCTTTCCGCCAAAAAACAATTTATTTTATATCGAAAGAGGTATTTGGTATGATATGATAACACGGCTATTGACTACTAAAGATTTGCAAACACAATCACAGGAAGACAAACTAGGGCTTGTTAAGTATATATTCAAAGATGTGATCAAGAAACCAAAGATAAGTGAAAAAATTAGTGAAGCAGAAAATCTAGATGAAATAGCAAATAAAATCGTTAGCTTTCCTATCCAAGAATTAGTTCCTGTTCCAAATCCCACATCCATGCAAAGTTAA
- a CDS encoding cytochrome P450, translating into MITLQENSANEAAVKLPDGSSSFKWLQIIKIILRPIETLQEIEQRYGDIFTSDLGVFPKQIIVSNPQAIQELFTADAQLFESGSGNFVVQPLVGANSLILLDGDRHLQQRKLLMPPFHGERMRAYGQVIRDITGQVTSRWAIGKQFTARTCMQDISLQVILRTVFGLQEGERYQQIKQVLVEMLDSFNTPISVVFLFFKSLQRDLGPWTPWGRFIRRRQQLDELLYQEIRERRQQPEANSEDILSLLLSARDENGQPMTDVELRDELMTMLFAGHETTAIALSWALYWIHYVPEVREKLLQELNSIDVANADPTAITQLPYLNAVCSETLRITPVAFFTFPRVLKQPMKFMGYNLPKGMMISPCVYLTHHHPDIYPEPERFKPERFLERQFSPYEFIPFGGGNRRCLGMAFALFEMKLVLATILSQYSLELLDKVPLKPVRRGIVFAPPGGVRLMVH; encoded by the coding sequence ATGATTACCTTACAAGAAAATTCAGCAAATGAGGCTGCTGTCAAACTACCGGATGGGAGTAGTAGCTTTAAATGGCTACAAATTATTAAAATAATTTTGCGACCTATCGAAACTCTACAAGAGATAGAACAGCGCTATGGTGATATATTCACTTCTGATTTAGGTGTGTTTCCTAAACAGATAATTGTTAGTAATCCCCAAGCTATTCAAGAACTTTTTACGGCTGATGCTCAGTTATTTGAATCAGGTTCAGGAAATTTTGTAGTTCAACCTTTGGTGGGTGCTAACTCGTTAATTTTGTTAGATGGCGATCGCCACCTGCAACAGCGTAAACTATTAATGCCTCCGTTTCATGGGGAAAGGATGCGGGCTTATGGTCAAGTCATCCGTGATATTACGGGGCAAGTCACTAGCCGATGGGCTATTGGCAAACAGTTTACAGCTCGTACCTGTATGCAGGATATATCTCTGCAAGTAATTTTACGTACAGTATTTGGTTTACAGGAAGGGGAACGTTACCAACAAATTAAGCAAGTCTTAGTGGAAATGTTGGATTCCTTTAACACACCCATCAGTGTTGTATTCTTATTCTTTAAATCATTACAACGCGATTTAGGGCCTTGGACTCCTTGGGGTAGGTTTATCCGTCGCAGACAGCAGCTTGATGAACTCCTTTATCAAGAAATTCGGGAACGTCGTCAGCAACCAGAGGCTAATAGTGAAGATATCCTCAGCTTGCTATTATCAGCGCGTGATGAAAATGGTCAACCTATGACTGATGTAGAGTTACGCGATGAGTTGATGACTATGCTATTTGCTGGACATGAAACAACTGCGATCGCTCTCTCTTGGGCATTATATTGGATTCATTACGTTCCCGAAGTCCGCGAGAAGTTACTGCAAGAACTAAATTCTATTGATGTAGCTAATGCAGATCCTACAGCAATTACTCAATTACCTTACTTAAATGCTGTCTGTTCAGAGACATTACGAATTACACCTGTTGCCTTCTTTACCTTCCCGCGTGTTCTCAAACAACCGATGAAATTCATGGGTTACAACTTACCAAAAGGGATGATGATTTCACCTTGTGTATATTTAACTCATCATCACCCAGATATTTATCCAGAACCTGAACGTTTTAAGCCGGAACGGTTTCTTGAACGTCAGTTTTCTCCTTACGAATTTATCCCCTTTGGTGGTGGTAATCGTCGTTGTTTAGGAATGGCATTTGCTTTATTTGAAATGAAGTTAGTATTAGCTACTATCCTCTCCCAATACTCACTCGAATTATTAGATAAAGTTCCTCTTAAACCTGTGCGTCGAGGAATAGTATTTGCCCCACCCGGTGGTGTGCGTTTGATGGTTCACTGA
- a CDS encoding TIR domain-containing protein: MKKILILAANPTNTLRLRVDQEVRDIDEGLRRSQKRDQFSLETKLAVRPRDIQRALLDVSPQIIHFSGHGAGEEGLVFEDEMGNHKLVSGSALANLFKIFAEDIECVLLNGCYSVVQAEAINQHINYVIGMNRAIGDKAAIEFAVGFYDTLGAGKSIEMAYAVGCAAIQLEGIEENLTPVLLKKTQLPKTVEPLSSQPENRAIKIFFSYDEKDKELQDELAKHLKLMQREGTIQAWHGHDISGGSDKESEIEKHLNSAQIILLLISPDFIFSEELWERDVKRAMERHQAKEARVIPIILRPVDWEKTPFGRLQPLPKNRQPVTTWKNQDEAFAEIAKDIRQVLAN, translated from the coding sequence GTGAAAAAAATACTAATTTTGGCTGCTAATCCTACAAACACTCTTCGCCTACGTGTAGATCAGGAGGTAAGAGATATTGACGAAGGATTACGACGCTCACAAAAACGTGACCAGTTTAGCTTGGAGACAAAGTTAGCTGTTCGTCCTAGAGATATCCAACGAGCGTTGTTAGATGTCAGTCCACAAATCATTCATTTTTCGGGACATGGCGCAGGAGAAGAAGGACTAGTTTTTGAGGATGAGATGGGGAATCACAAGCTAGTAAGCGGCTCTGCACTAGCTAATTTATTTAAAATATTTGCTGAAGATATCGAGTGTGTGTTGCTGAACGGCTGCTATTCAGTAGTGCAAGCAGAAGCGATAAATCAACACATTAACTATGTTATTGGTATGAATCGAGCGATCGGTGACAAAGCTGCTATTGAATTTGCAGTGGGTTTTTACGATACGTTAGGAGCCGGAAAATCGATTGAAATGGCTTACGCTGTTGGTTGCGCTGCTATTCAATTAGAGGGAATCGAAGAAAATCTGACACCAGTTTTACTTAAGAAAACACAACTACCCAAGACTGTAGAACCTTTATCTAGCCAACCAGAGAATCGAGCGATCAAAATTTTCTTTTCCTACGACGAAAAAGATAAAGAATTACAAGATGAGTTGGCAAAGCATCTAAAACTAATGCAGAGAGAGGGAACTATTCAAGCTTGGCATGGACACGACATTTCCGGTGGTAGTGACAAAGAAAGTGAAATTGAAAAACATTTAAACTCAGCCCAGATAATTTTGCTACTGATTAGCCCCGATTTTATTTTTTCAGAAGAACTTTGGGAACGTGATGTAAAAAGAGCAATGGAACGTCATCAAGCAAAAGAAGCTCGTGTAATTCCAATTATTTTGCGTCCAGTAGATTGGGAAAAAACACCATTTGGGAGACTACAACCTTTACCAAAAAATAGACAGCCTGTAACAACATGGAAAAATCAAGATGAAGCATTTGCAGAAATTGCCAAAGATATCCGCCAAGTTTTAGCTAACTAG
- a CDS encoding type II toxin-antitoxin system HicB family antitoxin: MLSFQSNKIQNQHKSAYDILIENEQDGTVSATVIGIADCKSSGATEEEAIEKLKPLLQERLQRAKIVTLEIEPPQTEHPWMKFAGMFKDDPLFDEVLENIEANRRELDSEMEQHYHQLDAEDEKQ, encoded by the coding sequence ATGTTATCTTTTCAGAGTAATAAGATTCAAAATCAACATAAATCTGCTTATGATATATTAATAGAAAATGAACAAGATGGTACGGTAAGTGCAACAGTAATAGGTATAGCAGACTGTAAAAGCTCAGGTGCAACAGAAGAAGAAGCAATAGAAAAACTAAAACCTCTTTTGCAAGAGCGTTTGCAGCGAGCCAAAATAGTTACCTTAGAAATTGAACCTCCCCAAACAGAACATCCTTGGATGAAATTTGCTGGTATGTTCAAAGATGATCCTCTATTTGATGAAGTGTTAGAAAATATAGAAGCAAATCGTCGTGAACTTGATTCAGAAATGGAACAACATTATCATCAACTGGATGCTGAGGATGAAAAGCAGTGA